Part of the Microcoleus sp. FACHB-831 genome is shown below.
ATAATCAGCAATAACGCTTAAAGGGCATCATATAAAAACTGAATTCTACTAAGTAATAATGTCCTTAGGGCAATTCGGTTCATTTAAGAGCGAACTGAGGGTTAATTGACTTTTTTACTTTGCCTTTAGCTGGTTTAAATCATGCTCAAAGGCTTCTTGCTCTCGAATAGGTATCTTTAGTAAAAAATACTTATTTTCTCTCAATAATCTGCGATCGCCGTTTTCATTTGACTGGCCTACAGCAAAAATAGTGGAATGAAAGCTGCGCCGTACAAATCCTCATCAATAATATAAATTTTATTTATTCATGATGCTGCAATTTATGACGACCGAAAAATAAATAAGTTTTACAAATTGCTTTGTAAGCTAACAAGCCAAAGAAACTAAAATTCCATACTAAAGATTGAAAAGCAGGGATTAAAAAGAAATTACAATATTGTCTCTTCTGTCACTCTTCCCGGACTCCGGACTCTTCCTCTCCCCGGCGAGTGGAGTTACCTTTAAAGCAGAGGTCGCGGAACTTTCTGGCAATCGTCTAAGTCTAGTTGCGGGCAAGGCTTGGGGAATATCCTTTGCAGTTGTATATCAACCCACTGGGGTCTGGCAATGGTAAGATAACCCCAAGTTTAGCAATTTTGCTGTTTCTGCTCACCCACTAGAATTACTACATGGTATCTTCTGGAACTGGTCGTCGCACTGGCTTTACTTGCCTTTTTTCCTTACCCCTCGCGGGACTAATGGCGCTGATGCCATCGGCGCAGGCTCAAAACAGGGTTCCAGCACTACCAGCACAAGACCCCGGTCAGGCACAGCCCGACTTGACCGACCCCAATAATCTCCGCCCGTTGAACCAGGATGGTAGCATTCTGAGTTTGCAGGGTGGACAGCGTTTAATGGCTGAGGCTGTTAATGCGGTTGGGTCACAGAACTATGCTGCGGCTGGCAAAAAACTTCAGGAAGCCCGCCAGGTTTTTAATCAGTTATCTAATTTCTACCAACAACTATCCACGAGTTTCTCAGGCATTGACAATCGGGTTTCTGACGATAACCGCAAAAAAGCTCTTGATACTGCCCAAATGCGGGATGACGCTACCTATCAGCTGGCACTCGTACACCGGGCGCAAAATCAGCCAGAACTGGCAGTGCCTTTGTTGATTCAGATCATTCGCAGCCAAAATCCCACCCGCGACTTAGGCAAAAAAGCTTACCAGCAGTTGTTGGAACTGGGGTTTGTAGATTCTCCCTTTCCTCGCGCTAGCGAATCTACCTCCTCAACGCCTTCGCCAAAACCTTCGTCAACGCCTTCGTCAACGCCTTCGTCAACGCCTTCGTCAACTCTACCCAAACGCTAAATTATACTTATGGGTGTTGTAGTGCGGTAAGGGCGGCTTCGGTTTCTTAGCACGTCTGCTGTCTGCCCGCGAAAATTAAGCCGCGCTTTGCCCCCTACAAAAATTGAAGTATAACGGGAGTTTTAATGGTTAGCCCAGCTCAGGTAGAGACAATGATTAAGGCAGCATTGCCAGATGCTCACGTGCAGGTTCAAGATTTAACTGGCGGCGGCGACCATTATCAATTAGTAGTCGTATCATCCCAGTTTGAAGGCAAGAGCCTCGTGCAGCAACACCAGCTAGTCTATAAGGCGGTTGGGCAAGCAATGGCTACAGAAGCTATTCACGCGCTAACTTTCAAAACCTACACTCCTCAAACTTGGGAGGCTGCTCGTCAGGTTGTTTAAGCTCAAGAAGGCGCCGCTTCTGTCAACCGCCAGTAAACTAGAAATAAAGGACTTGAAGGCAGAGATTATGACACCAGAAGTTAAAGAGCAGATTGACAAGTTGCTAAAAGAAGACAAAATTGTAGTCTTTATGAAGGGCAACAAGCTGATGCCCCAGTGTGGTTTCTCAAATAATGTAGTACAAATTTTGAATACACTGGGCGTCCCTTACAAAACTGTTGATATTTTGGAAAACTCCGAAATTCGCCAGGGCATTAAGGAATATTCCAGCTGGCCGACAATTCCCCAAGTTTACATTAATGGCGAGTTTATCGGTGGCTCAGATATTATGATCGAGCTTTACCAGAAGGGAGAGTTGCATCAGCTGGTAGAAGTGGCGTTGGCTTCTTAAAGTTTAGATTTTTCTCCGCTAATAATCCCCTCAGATTATCTTGAAAATCAAGATAATCTCAGGGGATTTTCATGTCTTTGCTGACGCGATCGCACTTGTAATAAGTTAAAAGCTAAACTATACAAATGACTGCGCCAGCTCAAACCTAACGATGCTTTATGATTTTTTGCCGATCGAAAAACTTCTTCCCTAAAAGATGTTGGTCAGAGAAACTCTGACCTTTTAACCAATTAAAGCCATTGCGATGAATTAGTAGTAGCCTGATTCTCGTTCTGGCTGGGTCATTTCAAAGTTGGATGGGTCGTAGAGGTAGCGCGTGACTTCTTCCTCTAAGCGGTGAATGAGATAGGGTTCGAGGGCGCTACTGTGTCGCATGGCAGCTAAATAGCCATCTACATACAGGCGCAGGTCATCGAAGCGATAACCCCGGTTCCATTGTTCGACGAGGGCGTCGGTAAGTTTTTGGTAGTAGCGGATGGTTAGAGTATCTTGTAGCATGGTAGGGCCTCGAAATTTCGCGATCGCTGCAATAATTTTTGTTGTGCTTGTGGTCGATAAAAATCAATTATTCTTAAGGCTGGGTAAGACAAGAATTTCCTGCTTCGACTTAGGAAATTTGTAAGTCGGGGTAGGTTAATATAACTCCTGCTACCTCTCCCAGTCAATCTTGATAAAGGTTTCCTCAAAGATGCCATGCTTTGGTGGCATGGGGTTGCGAGGATGGCTACAACGTCAGTTTTTAGGGACAATTGCAGGCGCGATACCTAGTAGGAGATAGGAATCTATAATTTAGCAGAGGTTTAACAAAATTCCCTGCCGTCATATCAGCTTTTTTAAGGTTCTGGGCGGATAAAGGAGTGCATACAATCCTCGCGAGAGTGCTAGGCACGCGCTTCGCGATCGCACAGACGGCTGATATTTTTCCCTATCATAGATGCCCCACCTAGTTCGCTTTTAGGATAGCAACCTAGATCGAATGATGCTGGCCGTCAATCCCCATACGGGAGATATAGGTGAAGACTCGATGCATTCTGTCAAAGTTGCCTTTATAAGTCTTTGATTCAATCGTAGTAAAGTACACCATCGGCGTCATGCACCAGTTGGGCTATTTCTACCATTTCTCCAGAGGTATTGCTTCAGGGCTTACCAAGTTTGGGAGTAGCAGGGACATCGCCCCCACAGCCTTCTTCAAGGTTATTTTTGTAAAGCAAGGATTCTGGCGTCAAATCCTTAAGAGCGATCGCCTTCTTGTTAACCTTCGTTAAGTTTATTGTACTAATTATTCTTTGGCGCAAACAATTTTCATAAATCGTTGGCGATTATTTTTCTTTGCCCTGCTCCCTATCTTCTACTCTTGCAGCTCAGAGTAACAGTTGTTACAAAACCATGACAATTGGTTTGTTAACCTGAGACTCACCAGCTTGAAGGGAAGTATCATAGTGTCCTCGGTTTGTATTCAAATCATCGAGGGAAATCCTCACCTGCGATCGCTACTGGGCTGGCACTTACAGCAAACAGGCTACTGGGTGTGTCAATCCGCTGGCCTGACTCACGCTAGGGAGATGTTTTACAGTCGCCAACCCACGCTCGTCATCCTTGACTCCGACCTGCCCGATGGCGATGGCGTAGAGTTCTGCCGCTGGCTCCAACAACAGCGACATTCGCTTATATTGATGCTTTCTGCCCGCAACACAGAAAGCGATATTGTCACAGGTCTGAAAGCCGGAGCCGACGATTATCTGACTAAGCCCTTTGGGATGCAAGAATTTCTGGCACGGGTAGAAGCTCTAATTCGCCGCATCCGCGTCACTTCAGCACCAGCTTCGCTGGACTATGGCGACCTCAAAATTGACTTAGTGCAGCGTCGCGTCCGCTTTAAAGAAGAGTTCATTGACTTGACTCCCCAAGAATTCAGCCTGCTTTACGTCCTCGCTCAAGCTGGGGGAATACCGCTGAGTCGTTCCGAACTGCTGCGCCGCGCATGGCCAGACGCTATTGATAACCCGCGTACTATAGATACCCACGTCTTGTCACTGCGTAAGAAAGTTGAAAATGACCCGCGACAACCCAGCTTAATTCAAACTGTCCGTAACGTGGGGTATCGGTTCAACCCAGAAATTATCAATACAGCAGTCACTTCTCAACGGTCGGCGGTCGGCTGAACTTCGCCGCACAGCTTAACTTCGGCATTCTAGAGCGCCCGTCAACTAATAGTTGGCGGGTGTTTTTAATTTTTCGGCGCGATCGCCCCCAGCAACCCTTAACCGTCAATTAACCATGCAGGGGATGTTTTAGCTGCCAACCAAACAACGTTTGCTCTAACCAAAGCAGTATCTATAGCAAAAATTATTAAATTGTTGCATTTTTCTTAAAACTCTGTTACATTTATTTACATAAGGCAACAAAGGAAATGCAGCTATGAAGACAATCGACGAAAGAGGCATACTGAACAACTATGCAAATGAGCCTGTAGTCTACGTTGCAACGTACCCAACAGCAGACGAGCAGCGTCGCTATGCCTTGGAAAGCGTAGCAGCCATCGTATTAGTCAGCTTGGTGTTGTTGACAGCATTTGGGATCAACTAAAACATCCCCTGTATTAATGACTCGGAAATTTAACAAATAAGGAGATTTTCTGATGAAAACTAATTATGAATTTGATAGTCGCTTTTCTTATGCATCGACAGTTTTTAACGCTGACTTCAACAACTTTGCACCTATTAATGCCAATCAAGCTTGGTCGCTATTCTTAACCGCTGGTCGCAACGATGCAGCACTGGGAGATAACCCAGAAGTGGGGCGATTCTTCAACAATATACTCAAAGCTGTTGCATTCACAGCAATTATTTCACCATTTATTTTCCGCACTTTCTAAAGCAAAAATAGCTAACCCAATAATAAAACCCCAGTCTGTTGACCGGGGTTTTATTATTTTAGATGGTCGATTTTAGATTGAAAAAATTCTGGCTGCTAAGTTAAGAATTGGCTAAAATTAACTCCATTCCTCAGCCGCTTTAGCTTCAGCCTGAATTAAAGTTTCGCGTAACTTAGGCCAATTCATCTGCTCAGAGGGAGTGTCGCTAATTAAACTGCCATCTTGCAAATAAAGCACGCGGGTAGAAAACTGTTGAGCTAGATCTAGCTGGTGATTTACCATCAAAATCGTAGTGTTTCCTTGCTGGGAAAGTTGAGTTAAAACTTGCACGACGTGAGAGGCGCGACCAGCATCAAGGGCAGATGTCGGCTCATCTAATAATAAGATTTTGGGTTGCGCTACTAAGGCACGACCTAGAGCCACTATTTGCCGCTGTCCTAGTGATAGCTGCAACTCCGTCCGATTTAGCCAGTCTTCTGGTATACGCAGTTGCTCCATCCAGGTTATCAGCCGTTGCTGAATTACGGATTTGGCGACACCCTGCAAAACTAGCGGATAAGCTAAAGTCTCCCCAACAGTCATCCCTAACAGCTTCGGTTCTTGAGGAAGCAACATCACCTGTCGCCGCAACTCGATAACTGGGATTTGACGATAATCTTGATTTTCTAGATAAATTGTCCCGCTGGTGGGTTCGCTGAGTCGGTTCAACAGCCGCAATAGCGAACTTTTCCCAGCGCCAGATGGGCCGATAATAGTAATGCGCGATGCTAGCATCTCCGTAGAAGGAGCGCCCCCATTCACCTCAAAAGAAATATCTTTCAGCAGGTATTGGGAGCCTACTGGCGCGGCTAGACTAACTTGTTCAAGGCGTAACAACTTTGTGTCTTTGTCGTTCAAAAAATTATGTTAATTTCCCTAGACTAACAGCAGTCCAAATTGTCCAACTATCAACAAAAAACAGCAACAGCGTAAACGTCAACAAAATAAGATACATCCAGGGTTGCGCCAAAGGACGGACATCACTTGTATCAATTCCCGTCTTATTTTGTACCAGTTGGACTAACTTAGAAAAGCCAACCACGCGCATCGGTAATAAATAACCCTGTCCCGAATGGCTGACAAAATAGTAAACTATTCCCCCTTGTCCAGTGGTGCGGAGTTTTAAATCTTTAACTTCTGTCCAAGGTAACTCCCAACCCTTACGAAAAAAACGCGGAACCCAACGGGGATAACTTACTTGGATTTTTTGCTCATCCAAAATTACCCTTTCGCTCAACGCACCATACAACGCCACAAAACCAAAGCCAATTCCCAGCCATAGTAACGCTGGCGGCACTAGCGATGCTGTTACTTGGGACAAAAACGGTAGGGGAATTGTCAGCGCCAGATATAGCGCCATTAGGGTGATGCGAATTAGGGGAGAAATGCGAAATATAGAAGGTAATTCGGCCTGAAATTCAAGGTTTGTTGACACAGCTAATATTTATACAATTTCTACGAAATTTATAGGTTAAGTGGGCAATCATAGCCGTGTCAAGGTGACTGTTGATGGGTGAATACCACAAACCACTAAAGTAATTAACTTGACCTAGCTGGAGAATAGCAGCTTTTTGGTGTACTGTACTTGGGCGTTTGCTTCAAAAATGCGATGTATTTGCTGTGGTGCAACGATGTTCTCCCTTAACCCTTGCACCATGACACTCACCGGACTCTCTTGCACAAACCGCTTAAATATTGCACGTAGCACTTACCCTGTTCTCCTGTGGTCTTTATTTCGTTGATATCGCGCAGTTCCCATATCCTATCAACAGTCAGCTTGACAGGGCTAGCTAGGCATTTTCTACGCTAATGCTGCGCTATTTGCGACCCCTACGTTTAGTGTCTTCGTGCCAGTAAGCCGTCAGAATTTGCTGATTTTGCAGCCCTGCGACACAGACGACTCGCAGCCCTCTAAGAACATCAATAAACCGCCAGTAAGGAGTATGCTGCAAGCTTTTGTCTTGAAGCGTGAAGGTAAGTGCGCCATGACTGGTTTGCATTTCTCCATACATTACGGCAATTTGAATCATGGCGTTGCTGATAGCCCTCTGCTGCTGCCTGCGTTGCAGATGATTGCAATCTTTGCTCTTACATACAGGTGTGAGAGTGCCAAGATGATTCATATTGGCATCACTCTCCATGATTTGACTGATCTGCCTGTTCTTGTGCATATTATTTTCCTCTTAAGCTTATAGTTCCAGAATATAGGGGTAAATTTCCAACGTACAGAGACAATAAGGACAGATGTTACTTTTTGTATCTGCCTCTAAATGCACTTGGGGATGATTTGAGGTTGAGGGGTTGCTAAAAGCATTGCCAAAGACGCGATCGCGTTGGGCAGCTTAAGCTTATGTAACATATTGTCGGTAGGCTAATAGTCTGCAAACCCTAACAATCAGCTCGTGTAGTAATGGCTCATCTCGTGAAGCAACACCCGCAACCGCTGGCAATCTCGCAATAAGAACTGGGACTGCTTCCCAACCTGGATTGTACTTATATTTCAGGATTGCAATGGCGCAATAGTACTTGCGAGCCTTCCTAGCAGTTTAGCAATTGATGTAACAGCTTTTCTCGAACGGCTGGCAATTTAGGCTAATAATATAGAGTAAATAAAAAATATTTATTAACAAGACCCTTAACAGCAAATCTTATTTTGTTGTTAATTGCGAACTCCTAAAGCAGTGCTGGCGCGATCGCATTCAAATAAGGAATAAGTGCATAACCTATGCACTCTGCTAACCTTGGCGGAACTGCATTCCCGATTTGCCACATTGCTTTCTTCATCGAGCCTGCAAAAATAAAAGTGTCGGGAAATGTTTGCAATCTAGCCATTTCACGAGCAGAAATGACGCGGTTAAGATATGGATGAATATGAGTACCGCCGTGATTTTCTTTAACAGTCATGCTTGGTTTACCAGGATATTGACGCTTGAAAGCATCAACATAACTTTCATATAAAGAACCGCCTGGGGGAACTTTGGCAATGCGTTCTATAAACTCAGGTGAATGCTTAGTCCACTCGTGGTTTATTTCTGGTATGGAAGTATATGGTGGTAAATCGGAAATAGCTAACTCAATAGGTTTATATTGGTGAGGAAATAATTGAGCTTTTGGATATGGGTTAGGCATCCCAAATCGGTTGGCAATAAAAATAGCTCGCGGGCGAATTTGCGGAACGCCATAAGCAGCAGATTCAAGAATTGCAACGGAGATATGGGGATAGCCTATAGATTCAAACTCCTCGCAAATTGCGCGGTATACAGCACCTTGCTGCATTGTGAGAATTCCCGGCACGTTTTCCATAACAACGTACCAAGGACGTATCTCGGAAACGACGCGCACAAATTCTCGAAATAGACGATTGCGAGGGTCATTAGGATCGCGTTTTCCTGCAACCGAGAAGCCTTGACACGGTGGCCCGCCTACAACAAGATGGACTTCGGGAGAAGCAATTTTTTCAAGGAATTTTTGCGAATTAAAGTTTTCAATATCTCCGCAAAAATGATGACATTGGGGGAAGTTTTGTGTATGAGTTGCCAGCGCGATCGCGTTTATTTCAACACTTGCTATTGGTCGAAATCCTGCTTGAACTAAACCTTGCGTGATTCCTCCCGCACCGCAGAAAAGATCTACAAAATTATAGCTAGATGCTGGCGGGGTTGGCGGTTCAATATCAATGAATATTTTGTAGCGATCGCTGTTATTTATTTCTAGTTCGCGTTGGATGCGTTCGTAACGCCCTAACTTTGCTTTCTTCTGATTTAAAGCAGGTTTTTGTTCTCCCCCACTGGGGGAAAAATAGGGTGGCTTTGATTCCATCTTTTCTTCTGCTGAACTAGACTAATTTTGAAAGGGATGCCTTTTTCAAAAGGGAGCGATCGCTTTCCACACTCACAACCCCAACGCCCTTCTTAAAGCAGCATCAACCCTATCCATCACTGGACAAGCGCCAATTTTTCTGTCCACTTCCCGATCTACTACAGTAGCCAGATTATCAGCCACCACAACTGAATCCTTCAACAATCCCATCTGTTGACCAACATCACTATCTTTCTGAATCGGAACTCGCGTTGCTCCCGTTCTGCTCAGGTTAGAGGTGATGAGTGCGACAATTCGTTGGGGGACTCCTGTACTAATATCATCCGATTGAACTATCAACGCTGGACGCTTCTTATATGTCCGCAAGTCCGAGCTAGGATAGCGGACAAGAATGACATCACCGCGCTTATAGCTCATCGTAAGCTTCCATTCCCGGTGCTTCCCAATCTTCCTTAAAATTCATCAGGCGATAGTACGTCTCTTTAGCTTCTGCTCCTGACCAACCTAAATCGGAAATTAGCAATTCGCTGTCAGTTTGCGAGAATTTAGTCGCAATATTTTCTTTATCCACTGACTCTTCTATAGGTTGGTTTTCAATGTTATGGCTTTGCATCAATTTTCCTTTCTAAATATTATCAATTTGCTAAATAACGCCGCAAGAAACTTTCCAAAGATTCCATTTTCATGGTGAAAATAGACTCCAGATTCGCAATATCCTCCGGCATACAGAAAAATTCATTGTCCAGCAACGTCCGCAGAGTACCCAAACCTTTATAAACCTTGGGATTTAATAACCCCACTGTACTCCGCACCCCATCAAACACAAACATCGGCGGGTTAATGACAACTGGATCTCTGTTAAAAATCCGGCTAAAAATCCGGGGAATATCCTCGCGCTGTAAAATATCTGAACCGCCAACAGGCAAAATTTTATTGCGTGCCCCTTCAACTGTTAGCGAATCTACAGCAATCCGCGCTAAGTCGTCGGTACTAACAATAGAAGTGCGGCTTTTCGGGTCGCCAATTAACAGATAAATCCCAGTTTGACGAAAATTTTCTGCTAGTGGCAACAGATTTGAGGCAAAACCAGAAGGGCGCAAAATGGTGTAATTCAACCCACTTGCTATCAAGTATTTTTCTACTTCCCGCTTTGCCTTAAAAGTCGGTGCATCTTCATAGCCTCTGTCAGCACCCAATACGGAGATGAAAACAAAATGTTCGACACCAGCTTCTTTGGCTCTATCGATTAATTCAATATTTGCTCTATAATCTACCGCTTGAGCATCACCATTTGATCCGTGAGCGCTAATAATGTATTGAGTATTTTGACAAGCTTTCTGAATATCTTTGTCTTGTCGCAAATCGCCAATAAATATTTCCGCACCCCGCTGTTCAAATTCTCCGTAGCGAGAGGTGAGGCGAACAAATGCCCGCGCCGGAATTTCCTGCTCTCGAAGCCGCCGCACAATCCGGCGTCCGAGTCCTCCTGTTGCTCCAGTTACTAAAACCATGATGTCAACTCAAAACTAAAAATTTAAAATTCAAAACTCTACAATTACCGGGGTATGATCGCTTGGTTGCGGTAACTTTCTCGGTGCTTTATCAATTGTGCAACTAATTGCTCGTTCGTAGATATCGGGGGTGAGATAGTGATGATCTATCCGCCAACCCCAGTTTCGCCGGAAAGCCGCAGCGCGATAGTCCCACCAACTGTAGTGTCCTGCTTCTAGGGTAAACTTGCGAAACGCATCTGCCAAACCCAATTCTAAAATCGAGTTTAAGGCTTGCCGCTCTAAATCGGAAGCCATGATGCGGTTTTTAAAGGCTGTTGGTTCGTAGATATCCCTGTCTTCTGGGGCAATGTTGAAATCGCCGCAGACTACCATAGGGGCGGGGAGGAGGGCTTGCAGATATTCGCGCAGCACTTTCAGCCAGCCCAGCTTGTAATCATATTTGTCGCTACCTACCGCTGAACCATTAGGCACGTACAGGTTAACAATACGGATACCATCAACAACGCCAGTTAGTACCCGCTTCTGTTCGTCTAAATCTGATGTACCGAGAATAGGAGAAAATCCTTGAGTGACATCCTCTAAGGGTGTCTTGCTGAGGATGGCGACGCCGTTGTAAGATTTCTGTCCAGAAACGTAGAGGTGATAGCCTATTTCTTCAAGGGGCGATCGCGGGAAATCTTTGTCCACCACTTTCGTCTCTTGCAGACACAGGACATCTATAGGGTTATCCCCCAACCACTGCACTATATGCTCTAATCGGGTGCGTACTGAGTTTACATTCCAAGTAGCGATTTTCATGTCTTGGGCTAGGCGAAGCAAGTCGGGTAGTGTTCGCCCACATATTAGCAGTTATTAAAGGGCGATTCGCTTTCGCGATAGCTACGCTTTACGCCCATCTTCCCGGATACTGCCAAATGATGCGAGTATTTGTATTTGAACAATTTACTTATAAAATATTTGGCGTGTATATATTTTAATTTATCCTATGCTAAACAAGACAAAGCTAATTTTTATATCCTTATTTTTGGTAACTTTGTGTAGTGCTTATTTTGTATCTCAGCATATCTCTAACGCTAAAAATTCAACTCCTTGCCGTCCGCAAAGTCTGACTTTTACTAGAGTAAATAACGAAGGTAACAAAGACGCTCGTGCTGGGAACTATGTCATTATATTTAACCCAAAATCCCCTGAATTAGATTTTAAAGTTAGTCTCGCTTTAGCACATGACATTTATGCTAAAAATGCTAACGGCGTCCTTCGTAAAGAATATGTACCTAAAAGATTCCGTGAAATCATAGCTGATAATAATGCCAAATTAAATGGTAAATTACCCATTGCTGCAATTAATGGCGATTACATCGATCCTGAGAATAAACCCCAAGGGCTAAATATTTCTAGGGGTGTAGAGTATTCAGGTGCATTTAAAGATAAGCGGTCTTCCTTCGGAATTTCTGGAGGTAAACCACAACAACGCCAAGCTACTATTCAAGTTGGCAGGAGAAAGGATAATTTTCTCAACTATAACCTTGTAGGAGGTAATGGAAGATTTTATCGGGATGGCAAGTTTAAAGATATTTGTAAAGATTTGGGAGAATATGCCTGCAAGCAGGAAGTTAGCCGTTCTATGGTAGCTATTACTTCTAAAGGATATGTAGTTTTGCTCGTTAACAATTCTGCGCCTAATCAACAACTTTACCCAGATAAATTTGATAATGTCCTTGAAGGGATAGCTGGAAATTACTGTTTAGGCAATATTCAGGAAGGGATGTTATTTGATGGAGGTTATTCTACAGCAATTTATTTTAAAGATAAAATATTTGTTGAGAATTTAAATCCGATTGGATCGGTATTCTTAATTTACAAAAAGTAAGGTGGGCATTGCCCACCCTACAAGTTAAATCGTGCAATTCAAATCCCCAGCTTTTTGGCTGAAGCGGAGATTCTCGCGGTAGTCTACTCGACAATCAATCACGGCTGGTACATCCTGTGCTAAAGCGTCTTTTAACATGGGAATGAAGTCAGCAGTTGATTCAATCCGATAGCCTTTTAATCCCATACTTTCTGCAAATTTGACAAAATCGGGATTGCTGAACTGGATAAAGGATGACTTGCCAAATTGGTTGTGCTGCTTCCACTCAATTAAGCCATAACCGCCATCATTGAAAATTATGGTGACGAAGGGCGTACCGACACGCAGGGCTGTTTCTAATTCCTGGCAATTCATCATAAAGCCGCCGTCGCCAGATACAGCTACAACTTTGCGGTTGGGATGAACCAATTTAGCCGCGATCGCTCCTGGAATCGCAATCCCCATCGCCGCAAAACCATTAGAAATCAAACAGGTATTAGGGCGATCGCAGTGATATTGACGCGCCATCCACATCTTATGAGCGCCCACATCAGAAATAACAATATCCTCTGGCCCCATCACCTGTCGCAAGTCATAAATTAGCTTCTGAGGCTTAATTGGAAAACCATCATCATTGGCATACTGTTCGTAATCCGCTCGAATATCTTCCCGTAATTCTAAGGCGTAAGGTTCTGGTTTGCCGTGCCTGTCCGTTCGTTTCAAAATTTCAATTAGGGAATCGGAAATATCGCCTACAACTTCCACTATGGGGATATAGCTACTATCAATTTCAGCAGGAGTAGCGCCAATATGAATGATTGGAATCTTGCCTTCTGGATTCCACTTTTTAGGCGAATATTCAATCAAATCATAACCAATCGCAATTACCAAATCAGCCTTTTCAAAGGCGCAAGTTATGTAATCTCGCTGTTGCAATCCTGTCGCCCACAACGCTAAAGGATGGGTGTAGCGCATGACGCCTTTACCCATAAAAGTATTTGCCACTGGAATATTCAACATCGTGGCAAATTCAGTTAGGGCATCGCTAGCTTCTCCTCGAATTGCGCCATTGCCCACCAAAATTAGCGGATTTCTTGCGCTAGAAATTGCCTCAGATGCTAGTTCAAGAGTTCGGAAAGAAGCGAAAGTTTTCGAGCGCGAGTCTTTATTCAAAGGTTCGCCCGTTACTGGCATCGCCGCAATATTTTCTGGCAAATCGATGTGAACCGCACCAGGCTTTTCACTTTGAGCGATTTTAAAAGCTCTGCGGACAAGTTCGGGCGTAATGCTGGGGCGAACAATTTGGGCGCTCCATTTAGTAACTGGCCCAAACATCGCTACCAAATCGAGATATTGGTGGGATTCAATGTGCATTCTGTCGGTTCCCACTTGCCCGGTAATGGCTACTAAGGGAGCGCCGTCTAAATTAGCATCGGCGACGCCAGTCATTAGATTAGTAGCACCAGGGCCAAGCGTGGAAAGGCACACTCCTGCCTTGCCCGTTAGACGCCCATAAACATCCGCCATAAAAGCAGCGCCCTGCTCGTGACGAACGGTAATAAATTTAATCGAAGAATTTTTAAGAGCTTCGAGTACGTGCAGGTTTTCTTCACCTGGAAGTCCAAAAATGTACTCGACTCCCTCGTTTTCTAGACACTTTATCAATAGTTCAGCTGTGTTCATTTGTTTCTCAGGTTGGCCCATTTGACTTTC
Proteins encoded:
- a CDS encoding BolA family protein translates to MVSPAQVETMIKAALPDAHVQVQDLTGGGDHYQLVVVSSQFEGKSLVQQHQLVYKAVGQAMATEAIHALTFKTYTPQTWEAARQVV
- the grxD gene encoding Grx4 family monothiol glutaredoxin, with amino-acid sequence MTPEVKEQIDKLLKEDKIVVFMKGNKLMPQCGFSNNVVQILNTLGVPYKTVDILENSEIRQGIKEYSSWPTIPQVYINGEFIGGSDIMIELYQKGELHQLVEVALAS
- a CDS encoding DUF6761 family protein, coding for MLQDTLTIRYYQKLTDALVEQWNRGYRFDDLRLYVDGYLAAMRHSSALEPYLIHRLEEEVTRYLYDPSNFEMTQPERESGYY
- a CDS encoding response regulator, with the protein product MSSVCIQIIEGNPHLRSLLGWHLQQTGYWVCQSAGLTHAREMFYSRQPTLVILDSDLPDGDGVEFCRWLQQQRHSLILMLSARNTESDIVTGLKAGADDYLTKPFGMQEFLARVEALIRRIRVTSAPASLDYGDLKIDLVQRRVRFKEEFIDLTPQEFSLLYVLAQAGGIPLSRSELLRRAWPDAIDNPRTIDTHVLSLRKKVENDPRQPSLIQTVRNVGYRFNPEIINTAVTSQRSAVG
- the psb34 gene encoding photosystem II assembly protein Psb34; translation: MKTIDERGILNNYANEPVVYVATYPTADEQRRYALESVAAIVLVSLVLLTAFGIN
- a CDS encoding ATP-binding cassette domain-containing protein; this translates as MNDKDTKLLRLEQVSLAAPVGSQYLLKDISFEVNGGAPSTEMLASRITIIGPSGAGKSSLLRLLNRLSEPTSGTIYLENQDYRQIPVIELRRQVMLLPQEPKLLGMTVGETLAYPLVLQGVAKSVIQQRLITWMEQLRIPEDWLNRTELQLSLGQRQIVALGRALVAQPKILLLDEPTSALDAGRASHVVQVLTQLSQQGNTTILMVNHQLDLAQQFSTRVLYLQDGSLISDTPSEQMNWPKLRETLIQAEAKAAEEWS
- a CDS encoding DNA cytosine methyltransferase gives rise to the protein MESKPPYFSPSGGEQKPALNQKKAKLGRYERIQRELEINNSDRYKIFIDIEPPTPPASSYNFVDLFCGAGGITQGLVQAGFRPIASVEINAIALATHTQNFPQCHHFCGDIENFNSQKFLEKIASPEVHLVVGGPPCQGFSVAGKRDPNDPRNRLFREFVRVVSEIRPWYVVMENVPGILTMQQGAVYRAICEEFESIGYPHISVAILESAAYGVPQIRPRAIFIANRFGMPNPYPKAQLFPHQYKPIELAISDLPPYTSIPEINHEWTKHSPEFIERIAKVPPGGSLYESYVDAFKRQYPGKPSMTVKENHGGTHIHPYLNRVISAREMARLQTFPDTFIFAGSMKKAMWQIGNAVPPRLAECIGYALIPYLNAIAPALL
- a CDS encoding type II toxin-antitoxin system PemK/MazF family toxin, which gives rise to MSYKRGDVILVRYPSSDLRTYKKRPALIVQSDDISTGVPQRIVALITSNLSRTGATRVPIQKDSDVGQQMGLLKDSVVVADNLATVVDREVDRKIGACPVMDRVDAALRRALGL
- a CDS encoding SDR family oxidoreductase; this translates as MVLVTGATGGLGRRIVRRLREQEIPARAFVRLTSRYGEFEQRGAEIFIGDLRQDKDIQKACQNTQYIISAHGSNGDAQAVDYRANIELIDRAKEAGVEHFVFISVLGADRGYEDAPTFKAKREVEKYLIASGLNYTILRPSGFASNLLPLAENFRQTGIYLLIGDPKSRTSIVSTDDLARIAVDSLTVEGARNKILPVGGSDILQREDIPRIFSRIFNRDPVVINPPMFVFDGVRSTVGLLNPKVYKGLGTLRTLLDNEFFCMPEDIANLESIFTMKMESLESFLRRYLAN